The following coding sequences lie in one Streptococcus suis genomic window:
- a CDS encoding histidine triad protein, whose product MKKKAVVGSVAALVLGTSLCSYQLGRFQAMEEQKNRVSYIEDSQSVQTTVAEQLTPDQVSAKENIDAEQIVVKITDQGYVTSHGDHFHYYNGKVPFDAIFSEELVMKDPNYVLQDSHIINEVQDGYVIKVDGKYYLYLKDPSKHKNVRSKEEVERQKGISSADSKNQAAGNSKDGRYRTDDGYVFNPTDVIEDTGDGFIVPHGDHFHFIPKKDLSATELKAAQDYWNQKGSVSSASGSQYGDRNNRAQQTTISAGQGQDLASLLAQLDATPLSQRHVEADGLVFDPRTITKKTAAGVIVPHGDHYHFIPYSQMSPLEEKISRMIGVNGAGVSSGAQASHSQHTPTQPNRPATPIGTVTTQPVSPTQPVLPTQPKQSTGKVVSYMGRQIPAYGKGLDGKAYFTSDGYTFSKDSITSVDDQGLIASHGDHFHYVGFGELEDFEIKQVEEWVNEKAGKQVPPKTSEQVGNDAKPTTPSQGNDSKPVKPIQEENRPAFEYKQVTAKRKLAGKVVYEMEVGGKTYTYGRDELDLMKISFAELTLAEKDKQYIFDIAPLAEGDLKPAMLVGMDQIPMKGANATYDTGQSFIIPHIDHIHVLPYTWLSKEQIATIRYIMQHPEIRPSAWTTSGHGDGEATDLVPPILNATPKANRLGLKNWQIIHTAEEVMDARAKGKFATNDGYIFSAEDVLDPASFVFSQAFSLPRATGGSLRSISKKDLSKEELEAVQTLLDKRDAEELAKNVTPIEKRAGLKNWQIVHSAEELAEAKATGKYTTKDGYIFDPADLLDPKVKIGTDNYRIPRVITDGYRRINKSDLNYLSELIPAEAMVAQREKSNSSSPSTPAPTEIGASAGETTTPEQPQVAKETAEEIYNRVEAKKVVPFEALTYNAGYATEVRNGTLVIPHQDHYHYVSFKWFDQGSARSPEGYSLEDFLATVKYYMTNPQERPVSDDGWGVFTPNTPSESTEETETEESDEEIISEETEEIDEFTEELKRRAEEFGMDFKTFEQSLVTLSDRYKVSFEAFEYDATSKVVRLVDKDGVKRIISLPSLEEQV is encoded by the coding sequence ATGAAGAAAAAAGCAGTTGTTGGCTCCGTAGCCGCCCTTGTTTTAGGGACGAGTCTCTGTAGCTATCAGCTTGGACGTTTCCAAGCGATGGAAGAGCAAAAAAATCGTGTGTCCTATATTGAAGATAGTCAAAGTGTACAAACTACCGTTGCTGAACAATTAACACCTGATCAAGTTTCTGCCAAGGAAAATATTGACGCTGAGCAGATAGTCGTTAAAATTACTGATCAAGGCTATGTGACATCACATGGTGACCATTTCCACTACTATAATGGTAAAGTCCCCTTTGATGCGATTTTTAGTGAAGAGTTGGTCATGAAGGACCCAAACTATGTCTTACAAGACAGTCACATCATCAATGAAGTCCAGGATGGCTACGTCATAAAAGTTGATGGGAAATACTATCTCTATCTAAAAGACCCTAGCAAACATAAAAATGTTCGTAGCAAAGAAGAAGTGGAGCGGCAAAAAGGAATCTCTTCTGCTGACAGTAAGAATCAGGCAGCAGGAAATAGTAAAGATGGCCGCTACAGAACAGACGATGGCTATGTCTTTAATCCGACAGATGTTATTGAAGACACGGGAGATGGTTTTATCGTTCCGCACGGCGACCATTTCCACTTTATTCCTAAAAAAGATTTATCAGCTACCGAATTGAAGGCTGCTCAAGATTACTGGAATCAAAAAGGAAGTGTGAGCTCGGCTAGTGGTAGTCAATATGGCGATAGAAATAATAGAGCTCAACAGACAACAATTAGTGCGGGGCAAGGTCAGGATTTGGCTAGTTTATTGGCTCAATTGGATGCAACACCCCTATCTCAACGCCATGTAGAAGCAGATGGATTGGTATTTGACCCAAGAACGATTACGAAGAAAACCGCAGCAGGTGTCATCGTTCCACACGGCGACCATTACCACTTTATTCCATACAGCCAGATGTCTCCTCTAGAAGAGAAGATTTCTCGAATGATTGGTGTAAATGGAGCAGGTGTTTCTTCTGGCGCACAAGCAAGTCACTCCCAACATACACCAACACAACCAAATCGTCCAGCAACACCAATCGGCACGGTTACAACGCAACCGGTATCGCCTACACAACCAGTATTACCAACACAACCGAAGCAGTCAACAGGGAAAGTGGTTTCCTATATGGGACGTCAAATTCCTGCTTACGGAAAAGGATTAGATGGTAAGGCATATTTTACAAGTGATGGATATACCTTTAGCAAAGACTCTATTACCTCAGTTGATGATCAAGGGTTGATAGCTAGTCATGGAGATCATTTCCATTATGTTGGTTTTGGCGAACTCGAAGATTTTGAAATCAAGCAAGTAGAGGAATGGGTTAATGAGAAGGCGGGCAAACAAGTGCCACCTAAGACATCTGAACAAGTAGGAAACGATGCTAAACCCACAACACCAAGTCAAGGGAATGATTCAAAACCTGTAAAACCAATTCAAGAAGAAAATCGCCCTGCATTTGAATACAAACAAGTAACGGCTAAACGTAAATTGGCTGGAAAAGTTGTTTATGAAATGGAAGTAGGTGGAAAAACTTATACGTATGGTCGTGACGAACTAGATTTGATGAAAATCTCTTTTGCTGAATTAACTTTGGCAGAAAAAGATAAGCAGTATATCTTTGATATTGCACCGCTTGCAGAAGGAGATCTTAAGCCAGCCATGTTGGTCGGTATGGATCAAATTCCGATGAAGGGAGCGAATGCAACCTATGATACTGGACAATCCTTTATTATTCCACACATTGATCACATCCACGTCCTACCTTACACATGGTTGAGTAAGGAACAAATTGCAACGATCCGCTATATCATGCAACATCCTGAAATTCGTCCATCTGCTTGGACTACAAGTGGACATGGTGATGGAGAAGCAACGGATCTTGTTCCCCCGATTCTAAATGCAACACCTAAAGCAAACCGCTTAGGCTTGAAAAATTGGCAAATTATTCACACAGCAGAAGAAGTTATGGATGCGCGTGCAAAAGGGAAATTTGCGACAAATGATGGCTATATCTTCTCGGCGGAAGACGTACTAGACCCAGCAAGTTTTGTCTTTAGTCAAGCGTTCAGTCTACCAAGAGCGACAGGAGGTTCTCTACGTTCAATTTCCAAGAAAGATTTATCTAAAGAAGAATTGGAAGCTGTACAAACTCTTCTTGATAAACGAGATGCTGAAGAATTGGCGAAAAATGTCACACCAATTGAGAAACGTGCAGGTTTGAAAAATTGGCAAATTGTTCACTCAGCAGAAGAGTTGGCAGAAGCTAAGGCAACAGGAAAATATACAACAAAAGATGGCTATATTTTTGACCCAGCAGACCTATTAGATCCCAAAGTGAAAATAGGTACGGATAACTATCGCATCCCACGTGTGATTACAGATGGTTACCGTCGGATTAACAAGAGTGATTTGAATTACTTAAGCGAGCTGATCCCAGCAGAGGCTATGGTGGCTCAACGTGAGAAATCTAATTCTAGTTCACCGTCAACACCTGCACCAACTGAAATAGGAGCAAGTGCAGGCGAGACAACAACGCCAGAACAGCCGCAAGTTGCCAAAGAAACGGCAGAGGAAATTTATAACCGAGTGGAAGCGAAGAAAGTCGTTCCTTTCGAAGCACTGACCTACAATGCTGGCTATGCGACCGAAGTACGCAACGGGACTCTGGTAATTCCGCATCAAGATCACTATCACTATGTATCCTTTAAATGGTTTGACCAAGGTAGTGCAAGAAGTCCTGAAGGATATAGTTTAGAAGATTTCCTAGCAACGGTTAAATACTACATGACTAATCCACAAGAACGCCCAGTTTCAGACGATGGCTGGGGAGTATTTACACCAAATACACCATCTGAATCAACAGAAGAAACAGAGACGGAAGAAAGTGATGAAGAAATTATTTCTGAAGAAACCGAGGAAATTGACGAGTTTACAGAAGAATTAAAACGAAGAGCAGAAGAGTTTGGCATGGACTTCAAAACCTTTGAACAAAGTCTGGTCACACTCTCAGACCGTTACAAAGTCTCTTTTGAAGCTTTCGAATATGATGCAACAAGCAAAGTTGTTCGACTTGTAGATAAGGATGGGGTCAAACGGATCATCTCCCTTCCAAGTTTAGAAGAACAAGTATAG
- a CDS encoding 50S ribosomal protein L28, which yields MAKVCYFTGRKTVSGNNRSHAMNQTKRAVKPNLQKVTVLIDGKPKKVWASARALKSGKVERV from the coding sequence ATGGCTAAAGTATGTTATTTCACTGGTCGTAAGACTGTATCAGGTAACAACCGTTCACACGCTATGAACCAAACGAAACGCGCAGTTAAACCAAACCTTCAAAAAGTAACTGTTTTGATTGATGGTAAACCTAAAAAAGTTTGGGCTTCGGCACGTGCACTAAAATCAGGCAAAGTTGAACGCGTATAA
- a CDS encoding DNA-directed RNA polymerase subunit delta — protein sequence MELNVFAGQEKSELSMIEVARAILEERGRDNEMYFNDLVNEVQNYLEKSNSEIRAALPTFYSDLNVDGSFIPLGENKWGLRSWYAIDEIDEEVITLEEDDEDAPKRKKKRVNAFMDGDDDAIDYGHDDPEDEDNYPGSASSEYDDENPDDEKDEVESYDSEINEIIPDDELDEEDVDLGEDDDEYSDEEVVDE from the coding sequence TTGGAACTTAACGTATTTGCAGGACAAGAAAAAAGCGAACTTTCCATGATTGAAGTAGCCCGTGCTATTTTGGAAGAACGTGGACGTGACAACGAAATGTATTTCAATGACTTGGTCAATGAAGTTCAAAACTACCTTGAAAAATCAAACAGCGAGATTCGCGCAGCCCTCCCAACCTTCTATTCTGATTTGAATGTGGATGGAAGCTTCATTCCACTTGGCGAAAACAAATGGGGATTACGTTCTTGGTACGCAATCGATGAGATCGACGAAGAAGTGATCACTCTTGAAGAAGATGATGAAGACGCACCAAAACGCAAGAAGAAACGTGTCAATGCCTTCATGGACGGTGATGATGATGCGATTGACTATGGACATGACGATCCAGAAGATGAGGACAACTATCCGGGTAGTGCATCATCAGAATACGATGATGAAAATCCAGATGACGAAAAAGATGAAGTTGAGTCCTATGATTCAGAAATCAACGAAATTATTCCAGATGACGAATTGGACGAAGAGGATGTTGATTTAGGTGAAGATGACGACGAGTATTCAGATGAAGAGGTCGTCGACGAATAA
- a CDS encoding CTP synthase produces the protein MTKYIFVTGGVVSSIGKGIVAASLGRLLKNRGLKVTIQKFDPYINIDPGTMSPYQHGEVFVTDDGAETDLDLGHYERFIDINLNKYSNVTTGKIYSEVLRKERKGEYLGATVQVIPHITDALKDKIKRAARTTDADVIITEVGGTVGDIESLPFLEALRQMKADVGSDNVMYIHTTLLPYLKAAGEMKTKPTQHSVKELRGLGIQPNMLVIRTEQSAGQGIKNKLAQFCDVAPEAVIESLDVEHLYQIPLNMQAQNMDQIVCDHLKLDVPPADMTEWTAMVNKVLNLQKKVKIALVGKYVELQDAYISVVEALKHSGYANDAAIELDWVNANDLTAENVAERLGQAQGIIVPGGFGQRGTEGKIQAIRYARENDVPMLGVCLGMQLTCVEFARHVLGLEGANSFELDPETKYPIIDIMRDQIGVEDLGGTLRLGLYPSKLKRGSKAAAAYDNQEVVQRRHRHRYEFNNEFREQFEKAGFVFSGVSPDNRLVEIVEIPENKFFVACQYHPELQSRPNRPEGLYTAFVSAAMENEK, from the coding sequence ATGACAAAGTATATTTTTGTAACAGGTGGCGTTGTTTCCTCTATCGGCAAAGGGATTGTAGCAGCCAGCCTAGGTCGTTTATTGAAGAACCGAGGTCTCAAGGTAACAATCCAAAAATTTGATCCATACATCAACATTGACCCGGGAACAATGAGTCCGTATCAACACGGTGAAGTTTTTGTGACGGACGACGGCGCAGAAACCGACTTGGACCTTGGGCATTATGAGCGTTTCATCGACATTAACCTGAACAAATATTCAAATGTTACAACAGGTAAAATTTATAGCGAAGTCCTCCGTAAAGAGCGTAAAGGGGAATACTTAGGGGCAACAGTTCAAGTTATTCCACACATTACAGATGCTTTGAAAGATAAAATCAAGCGTGCAGCTCGTACTACAGATGCAGATGTCATCATTACGGAAGTAGGTGGTACAGTAGGTGATATTGAAAGCTTGCCATTCCTTGAAGCGCTTCGTCAGATGAAGGCAGATGTCGGTTCAGACAATGTTATGTATATCCATACAACACTCTTGCCTTATCTCAAAGCAGCAGGCGAAATGAAAACTAAACCAACACAACATTCTGTAAAAGAGTTGCGTGGTCTAGGTATTCAGCCCAACATGTTGGTAATTCGGACAGAGCAGTCTGCTGGACAAGGAATTAAAAATAAACTGGCACAATTCTGTGATGTTGCTCCAGAAGCAGTTATTGAGTCCTTGGATGTCGAACATCTTTACCAAATCCCATTAAATATGCAAGCGCAGAACATGGATCAAATTGTTTGCGATCACTTGAAGCTCGACGTACCTCCAGCAGATATGACAGAGTGGACAGCGATGGTAAACAAGGTTCTTAATCTCCAGAAAAAAGTAAAAATCGCTTTAGTTGGTAAGTATGTAGAATTACAAGATGCCTATATTTCTGTAGTTGAAGCTCTAAAACACTCAGGATATGCAAATGATGCTGCTATCGAATTGGACTGGGTCAATGCAAATGATTTGACAGCAGAAAACGTAGCTGAACGTCTAGGACAAGCACAAGGAATTATCGTTCCTGGTGGCTTTGGACAACGTGGTACAGAAGGGAAAATACAAGCCATTCGTTATGCTCGTGAGAATGACGTGCCAATGCTAGGGGTCTGCTTGGGAATGCAGCTGACCTGTGTAGAATTTGCACGTCACGTTCTCGGTTTAGAAGGTGCTAACAGCTTTGAATTAGACCCAGAAACTAAATATCCAATTATTGACATCATGCGTGATCAAATTGGAGTAGAAGATTTAGGAGGAACTCTCCGTTTAGGTCTTTATCCAAGCAAGCTCAAACGTGGCTCCAAGGCTGCAGCTGCTTATGATAATCAAGAAGTTGTACAACGTCGCCATCGTCATCGTTATGAGTTTAACAATGAATTCCGCGAACAATTTGAAAAAGCAGGTTTTGTTTTCTCAGGCGTGTCACCAGACAACCGTTTGGTAGAAATTGTTGAAATTCCAGAAAATAAATTCTTCGTTGCCTGCCAATATCATCCAGAACTACAATCTCGTCCTAATCGCCCTGAAGGTTTGTATACAGCCTTTGTTTCGGCAGCTATGGAGAATGAAAAATAA
- the fba gene encoding fructose-1,6-bisphosphate aldolase, class II, which translates to MPLVSAEKFVQAARDNGYAVGGFNTNNLEWTQAILRAAEAKQAPVLIQTSMGAAKYMGGYKVARNLIANLIESMNITVPVAIHLDHGHYEDALECIEVGYTSIMFDGSHLPVEENLAKAKEVVELAHAKGISVEAEVGTIGGEEDGIIGSGELAPIEDAVAMVATGIDFLAAGIGNIHGPYPANWEGLDLDHLRKLTEAVPGFPIVLHGGSGIPDAQIQEAIKLGVAKVNVNTECQIAFANATRKFAAAYEANEAEYDKKKLFDPRKFLADGVKAIQASVEERIDVFGSANKA; encoded by the coding sequence ATGCCATTAGTTTCAGCAGAAAAATTTGTCCAAGCAGCGCGTGACAACGGTTATGCAGTTGGTGGATTTAACACAAACAACCTTGAGTGGACTCAAGCTATCTTGCGTGCAGCAGAAGCAAAACAAGCTCCAGTTCTTATCCAAACTTCTATGGGTGCAGCTAAGTACATGGGTGGTTACAAAGTAGCTCGCAACTTGATCGCTAACTTGATCGAGTCAATGAACATTACAGTTCCAGTTGCTATTCACCTTGACCACGGTCACTACGAAGATGCACTTGAGTGTATCGAAGTTGGTTACACTTCTATCATGTTTGACGGTTCACACCTTCCAGTAGAAGAAAACCTTGCAAAAGCTAAAGAAGTTGTAGAATTGGCACACGCTAAAGGTATCTCAGTTGAAGCTGAAGTAGGTACTATCGGTGGTGAAGAAGATGGTATCATTGGTAGCGGTGAATTGGCTCCAATCGAAGATGCAGTAGCAATGGTTGCAACTGGTATTGACTTCTTGGCAGCAGGTATCGGTAACATCCACGGTCCATACCCAGCAAACTGGGAAGGTCTTGACCTTGACCACTTGCGTAAATTAACTGAAGCTGTACCAGGTTTCCCAATCGTATTGCACGGTGGTTCAGGTATTCCAGATGCACAAATCCAAGAAGCAATCAAATTGGGTGTTGCTAAAGTTAACGTAAACACTGAGTGCCAAATCGCATTTGCAAACGCAACTCGTAAGTTTGCAGCAGCTTATGAAGCAAACGAAGCAGAATACGATAAGAAAAAACTCTTTGACCCGCGTAAATTCTTGGCAGACGGTGTGAAAGCTATCCAAGCATCTGTTGAAGAGCGTATCGACGTATTCGGTTCAGCGAACAAAGCTTAA